The following are encoded together in the Babesia microti strain RI chromosome II, complete genome genome:
- a CDS encoding xeroderma pigmentosum group C-complementing protein (overlaps_old_locusTagID:BBM_II01175), with translation MCNLDDEIFDNKTITVNEYGQNATSDTDIHQFKNKNISTTDKVQNNGLIYTDNIELAHIPPQYNQTDDINLVCQSWKDYLRKKHLDSKLSDGYILRINEMIRQISLIAWLCHLKFLSDICDHPLTRAATLSIYLLNNNESSPKLLFEFVCRNFYISKGYDIWCLNELNTRYIKGALLLKIFRCIYFKKAPVIIATIIFVTLCRSFGYFCRIILDIPKTHIEPTKIKNKQINTLSQVYDPITQSWILANFKYLSFGDYQYEVIKKPRHSNLYNTVNLDNDTNCVKKNIAKLVYNNEIYIFKPEKIFIYTIDLKVKYAIFSPNANNLTDLSIPNKYICSIYHMLDHYDISSNFLSNKYNTNIESYIKYTKDDNSKGLYIVSCCNYGYFYDLTMCFHNKWYNVINKRKHKFHKWLSELISNLQFKSLNGEKIGRYKTHIKFLHHLDDNLLANKINNIRDTNVKSWILNHPTFILESQLTARQAIASDAKIAGTLNGEKIYYRKDILQLKTKMGWHREMRKLKPNQRPFKTIEVKKKLSHRFFNKGLLEFAYNTLELFSIDQTEPELIKSFTDSINSFGNIDLTGNRTVPIDSLHISGFHQEIINLAANHSKIPHSPALVSFRYEGIEIKPMINGIVINTSDKSKFLDSYIFVLDNVNRNNKDVTIDYWKICFKTLSRYKKDKPKRISGKNLAKLINANMSVDKHDIMEHDTY, from the exons ATGTGTAACTTGGATGATGAGATATTTGACAACAAAACCATCACGGTTAATGAATACGGCCAAAATGCAACATCTGATACAGACATACACCAGTTTAAGAATAAAAACATCTCAACCACTGATAAAGTACAGAATAACGGCTTAATATATACTGATAACATCGAATTAGCACACATTCCGCCACAATATAACCAAACTGACGATATAAACTTGGTATGTCAATCATGGAAAGATTATTTACGCAAAAAACATCTTGATTCCAAG TTAAGCGATGGATATATATTACGGATTAATGAAATGATAAGGCAAATTAGCCTAATAGCATGGCTTTGTCacttgaaatttttatccGATATTTGTGACCATCCCCTCACTAGAGCGGCTACACTatctatttatttattgaaCAATAATGAAAGTAGCccaaaattattgtttgaATTTGTTTGTAGAAACTTCTATATCTCAAAGGGCTATGATATTTGGTGCCTAAACGAATTAAATACTAGGTATATAAAGGGTGCACTTTTactcaaaattttcag ATGTATATACTTCAAAAAGGCGCCGGTAATTATAGCAACAATT ATTTTTGTTACTCTGTGCCGCTCATTTGGATATTTTTGCCGCATTATACTGGACATACCCAAAACGCACATTGAGCCAACCAAAATCAAG aacaaacaaattaatacacTTTCACAAGTGTATGATCCCATAACCCAATCGTGGATCTTGgcaaatttcaaataccTTTCATTTGGTGACTATCAGTATGAAGTTATAAAAAAGCCAAGACATTCGAATTTGTACAACACAGTCAATTTAGATAACGACACTAATTGCGTAAAAAAAAACATTGCAAAATTAGTTTAcaataatgaaatatatatcttCAAGCCTGAAAAGATATTTATCTACACTATAGATTTAAAGGTCAAATATGCAATATTTTCCCCTAATGCTAACAACCTAACTGATTTAAGTATCccaaacaaatatatctgTAGCATATACCATATGTTGGACCACTATGACATATCATCAAACTTTTTATCAAACAAGTATAACACTAACATAGAATCATACATCAAGTATACAAAGGATGATAATAGTAAGGGACTGTACATAGTTTCGTGCTGCAACTATGGATACTTTTACGATCTAACTATGTGTTTCCATAACAA ATGGTAcaatgtaataaataagAGGAAACACAAGTTTCACAAGTGGCTGTCAGAACTGatttcaaatttgcaatttaaGTCGTTGAATGGCGAAAAAATTGGTAGATATAAAacacatataaaatttttacaccATTTGGATGATAATCTACTTgccaacaaaattaataatatccgAGATACGAATGTGAAATCTTGGATACTAAACCATCCTACCTTTATCTTAGAATCTCAG CTAACAGCTAGGCAAGCAATTGCCAGTGATGCTAAAATTGCAGGGACATTAAATGGCGAAAAGATATATTATCGCAAAGATATATTGCAATTGAAGACTAAAATGGGCTGGCATAGGGAGATGAGGAAACTTAAACCCAATCAACGTCCCTTCAAAACAATTGAGGTCAAGAAG AAATTGTCACATCGATTCTTCAACAAAGGACTATTAGAGTTTGCATACAATACTCTCGAATTATTCAGTATCGACCAAACCGAACCTGAACtcataaaatcatttacagattcaattaattcatttggAAATATAGATCTCACAGGTAATAGGACAGTACCAATCGATTCCTTGCACATAAGCGGATTTCACCaagaaattataaatttggcTGCAAACCATTCCAAAATACCACACAGCCCAGCTCTAGTATCTTTTAGATATGAAGGCATTGAAATTAAACCCATGATTAATGGTATAGTCATTAACACTAGTGACAAATCTAAATTTCTAGAttcatatatat TCGTACTGGACAATGTAAATAGAAATAATAAGGATGTTACAATTGATTACTGGAAAATATGCTTTAAGACACTTTCAAGATATAAAAAGGATAAGCCAAAACGTATTTCAGGCAAAAATCTggcaaaattgataaatgcaaatatGAGTGTAGACAAACACGATATCATGGAACATGATACATACTAA
- a CDS encoding RNA methyltransferase, putative (overlaps_old_locusTagID:BBM_II01180), with the protein MESPDSNKRNRTDGYDLIKSLKHIPQRIPFLGKPTSSTVSIAIPISILANCQTEELRAYVVGNIARTCAIFGIAEIVLFNDFESLSENELKRYKNKPHMQPHSLMNYFTLILEYLETPQYLRRSIFDYEKDLKFAGLLNPLDAPHHMRANEWLPFRQGILLPGYSMEGGSVDCGLPVPVLVDNVKDYFNVKLSRKEKKKVNIENVKGGQVIEDHKSNRVTVQLDIKSLSLCAKLKYTDGQCQEEVQFSGKIVPNSLPTTLMGLYWGYTVRQCQTFEEIFTSVNYEYDLVIGTSEHGEVISGQFKLPKFEHLLIVFGGLKGLEVVIDKPEKKFKYYINICEHQHSRTIRTEEAIMICLARLYPFV; encoded by the exons ATGGAATCGCCCGATAGTAATAAACGCAACCGAACTGACGGCTATGATTTGATAAAGTCACTAAAACACATTCCCCAA AGGATACCTTTCCTAGGTAAACCAACCAGCTCCACTGTTTCAATCGCCATTCCAATTTCAATTCTGGCCAACTGTCAG ACAGAGGAGTTGAGGGCATATGTCGTCGGTAATATAGCACGAACGTGTGCAATATTTGGAATCGCAGAAATTGTGCTATTTAATGACTTTGAATCTCTGAGCGAGAATGAGTTGAAACGATACAAAAATAAACCACATATGCAACCTCATAGCCTCATGAATTATTTCACACTCATATTGGAATATTTGGAAACACCACAGTATTTACGCCGCAGTATATTTGATTACGAAAAGG ATCTTAAATTTGCCGGGTTACTAAATCCCTTAGACGCCCCTCATCACATGCGAGCTAATGAATGGTTGCCTTTCAG GCAAGGAATTTTGCTACCTGGATATAGTATGGAAGGTGGGTCTGTTGATTGTGGCTTACCCGTTCCAGTCTTAGTGGATAATGTTAAAgattattttaatgtaaaattgtcaCGAAAAGAGAAGAAAAAAgttaatattgaaaatgtaaaaGGGGGGCAAGTTATCGAAGACCATAAGTCCAATCG AGTTACCGTGCAATTGGATATAAAATCGCTATCATTGTGCGCTAAACTCAAATATACGGATGGACAATGTCAAGAAGAGGTACAATTTAGCGGTAAAATTGTTCCAAATTCACTTCCTACAACATTAATGG GGTTATATTGGGGTTATACCGTTAGACAATGTCAAACCTTTGAAGAAATATTCACTAGTGTGAACTATGAATATGACTTGGTAATCGGTACTTCAGAGCATGGAGAAGTAATAAGCGGACAGTTTAAACTGCCGAAATTTGAACACTTGTTGATTGTATTTGGGGGGCTGAAAGGGTTGGAAGTTGTTATTGATAAACCGGAAAAAAAGTTTAAgtactatataaatatatgtgaACACCAGCATTCCAGAACCATTAGGACTGAGGAGGCGATAATGATTTGCCTCGCCAGGCTTTATCcatttgtttaa
- a CDS encoding large subunit ribosomal protein L13 (overlaps_old_locusTagID:BBM_II01185), producing the protein MNSLSRVFLGRSFRQSFHESPINPFANQQWVSTPFLKRNMPSESPLAAKHESKGAITILNTPKGNWHIIDLKGKTVGGAAAHIAKLLQGKHNPTFTPNEVCGDNVIAVNAVHLTMNGHSWDTKVYKFHRKADSRGPKIVTAKTVMANNPAMILNLAVKRMLPPSRLRNIWYRKLYVYGGAIHPHWDIPQVIVPVKEKKSNPDKIGQSYTLYPVQHSDTTLLIE; encoded by the exons ATGAATTCTTTGAGTAGAGTATTTTTGGGTAGATCCTTTAGGCAATCCTTCCACGAATCTCCTATTAACCCCTTTGCTAATCAACAATG GGTTTCAACGCCCTTTCTGAAACGCAATATGCCCAGTGAATCTCCCCTAGCAGCTAAACATGAGAGCAAAGGGGCTATAACAATACTAAATACCCCAAAAGGTAATTGGCATATAATAGACCTAAAGGGTAAA aCTGTAGGAGGGGCAGCAGCTCATATAGCAAAATTGCTACAGGGGAAACACAATCCCACATTCACACCGAACGAAGTCTGCGGGGATAATGTAATAGCGGTCAATGCAGTGCATTTGACAATGAACGGGCATTCATGGGATACAAAGGTTTATAAGTTTCACCGCAAGG CGGATTCTAGGGGCCCGAAGATTGTCACGGCTAAAACAGTCATGGCAAACAATCCGGCAATGATT CTAAACTTGGCAGTAAAACGAATGCTACCACCATCCCGACTTAGGAACATTTGGTACAG AAAGTTATATGTTTACGGTGGAGCAATACATCCTCATTGGGATATACCTCAAGTTATAGTTCCTGTCAAAGAAAAGAAATCAAACCCAGATAAAATAGGACAATCATACACTCTGTATCCAGTTCAACACTCCGATACAACATTACTGATAgaataa
- a CDS encoding LTV1, protein LTV1 (overlaps_old_locusTagID:BBM_II01190) yields the protein MVSGRCKFKSPNSVSFKLVNPGSCDFENNNKLQQRVLQPNVSYNRLKSKKQEIHQESGNISAKGQLNCLNNDLNLEYVHNSDSKSPESGTISHSSNTNILDKDIIELSDCYFPLDDYDYSQHLRTIRDTNFIPFRQFVHNEFIRVNDGNINKHDNLSILDKDVEDECELEEEIDDDFVFQAAGTDNLDEIDISKIIWGESATNYSSRTPLDRNISIKIDGDEVVAQDSPSSDYSEFDRFINEYDDGGDNNAVVAKDIVPMAHNKVTDGVTLVPVDKELINKIVNMDYMSENDSNFSDKTDSNSYNDDWDCETVIISLSNLLNNPKKISQTNKLLSKESNKLSVKFDNINSKGDKSQESTQSTRGKDCDKGQMENLINELPPIVVTRRKDETPEEKKQRKCSVKQARALIRQVKKENKILYKNVKLSQQTEKARNAYDIPSGVRHYVMGGHTK from the exons ATGGTTAGTGGTAGATGTAAATTTAAGAGCCCTAATTCTGTATCATTTAAGCTAGTGAATCCTGGATCTTGCGATTTTGAgaacaataataaattgcaGCAAAGAGTGTTGCAACCAAATGTTTCATATAACCGTTTGAAAAGT AAGAAACAGGAAATACATCAGGAATCTGGCAATATATCTGCAAAAGGACagttgaattgtttaaataatgatttaaacCTAGAATATGTGCATAATTCTGATTCAAAAAGCCCAGAATCTGGTACTATATCGCATTCAAGCAatactaatatattagATAAGGATATAATAGAATTGTCTGATTGTTACTTTCCATTGGATGATTACGATTATTCTCAACATTTGAGGACCATAAGAGacacaaattttataccATTCAGGCAATTCGTACATAATGAGTTCATTAGAGTAAATGATGGGAATATAAATAAGCatgataatttgtcaattttggataaaGATGTAGAAGATGAATGTGAATTGGAAGAGGAGattgatgatgattttgtATTTCAAGCGGCAGGGACCGATAATCTGGAT GAAATTGATATATCGAAAATCATTTGGGGGGAATCAGCCACAAATTATTCATCAAGAACCCCATTGGATAGGAACATTag TATAAAAATAGATGGTGATGAAGTTGTTGCTCAAGATTCACCAAGTAGTGATTATAGTGAATTTGATCgatttattaatgaatatgaCGATGGTGGTGATAATAATGCGGTGGTTGCCAAAGATATTGTACCAATGGCACACAATAAAGTAACTGATGGAGTTACATTAGTTCCTGTGGATAAAGAACTTATTAACAAAATCGTGAACATGGATTACATGAGTGAAAACGATAGCAATTTCTCGGATAAAACTGATTCTAACAGTTATAATGACGATTG GGATTGCGAAACAGTGATCATAAGTTTAAgcaatttgttaaataatccTAAGAAAATCTcacaaacaaataaattattgtcTAAGGAATCCAATAAGCTAAGcgttaaatttgataatatcaACTCTAAAGGCGATAAATCGCAAGAATCGACTCAATCTACAAGGGGGAAAGATTGTGATAAGGGACAAATGGAAAATcttataaatgaattgcCACCt ATTGTCGTTACTAGAAGGAAGGACGAAACGCCAGAGGAGAAGAAACAGCGAAAATGCTCTGTAAAACAGGCAAGAGCTTTAATTAGACAAGTGAAGAAGGagaataaaattttgtacaaGAATGTTAAACTGTCACAGCAAACTGAGAAGGCTCGTAATGCTTACGATATACCTAGTGGTGTCAGGCATTACGTAATGGGTGGTCACACTAAGTAG
- a CDS encoding hypothetical protein (overlaps_old_locusTagID:BBM_II01195) codes for MLLRAVGKGLAKVFSKSAEVLFLQSVKCVSSFLPSPADFPSLESLLYNAGYYNRVTFTLYIQISRIRLNSSKHEYQILVKTANESHNSRCFRNEYMKMPVDMAFKLVVKPYYANLCIEIVERKLIVDKVIASLNIDIDNDIIGRSFPKNKKYDLLNGGKYIGDITLSFHHVPCIVHLDSELWHKAVIKFVECEMEVSDFLDGPDREDKLEIMSTLLKGQMYIQSASGIGWKRGYFNVVNNNDYYTWNIYESELSCIKSGKPTIVIPMLMIKCVTRESENTFKITYLSGECEEELTCKHEFADTWVEASNFYIQMLRRHLEHLPSDIFNISTESSTNKCIRSTIHNSVDQENKLPECIKEMYTFMNSPP; via the exons ATGTTGCTGAGAGCTGTGGGTAAAGGACTGGCCAAAGTGTTTTCAAAATCAGCTGaagtattatttttgcaGTCTGTCAAGTGTGTTTCAAGTTTTTTACCCTCTCCAGCTGATTTTCCCTCACTAG AGTCGCTACTTTACAATGCAGGCTATTACAATCGTGTAACATTTACCCTTTACATACAAATTAGCAGGATTAGATTAAATAGTTCTAAACATGAATATCAGATATTGGTTAAAACTGCCAATGAATCGCATAATAGTAGAT GTTTCCGCAACGAATACATGAAAATGCCAGTTGATATGGCATTTAAGCTAGTAGTTAAACCTTACTACGCTAATTTGTGCATTGAAATTGTTGAGAGGAAGTTAATTGTAGATAAAGTAATCGCATCACTCAATATTGATATCGATAACGACATTATAGGCAGAAGTTTTCCCAAGAACAAGAA ATACGATCTTTTGAATGGGGGAAAATATATAGGTGACATAACACTATCATTCCACCAtg TACCATGTATTGTTCATTTGGATAGTGAATTGTGGCACAAAGCTGTTATTAAATTCGTAGAATGCGAAATGGAGGTTTCAGAt tTTTTAGATGGGCCTGATAGGGAggataaattggaaattatgTCCACTTTGTTAAAGGGGCAAATGTATATTCAGTCAGCCAGTGGTATCGGATGGAAGCGGGGTTATTTTAATGTCGTCAACAATAATG attattACACATGGAATATATATGAAAGTGAATTATCGTGCATAAAATCAGGCAAACCCACAATCGTTATTCCTATGCTGATGATAAAATGTGTAACTAGAGAAAGTGAAAACACATTCAAAATAACCTACCTAAGTGGCGAATGTGAGGAGGAGTTGACTTGCAAACATGAATTTGCAGATACATGGGTTGAAGCtagcaatttttatatacaaatg TTAAGGCGCCACTTAGAACATTTACCCAGCGATATATTCAACATAAGCACTGAAAGTTCCACTAATAAGTGTATCAGAAGCACAATACATAATTCAGTGGATCAGGAAAATAAATTGCCAGAGTGTATTAAAGAGATGTACACCTTTATGAACTCCCCGCCCTAA
- a CDS encoding Protein transport protein Sec24-like At3g07100 (overlaps_old_locusTagID:BBM_II01200), with translation MNNNLYRKKLEGNYEDSNASEASPLYNNNDSSRYSGYTTSPIKHQSTAPKDNLQNIYLTPNIIAPSSSNVNLWKPMTESLQTQTIQPSSPVINNSPIDFSNKSSTIITSDEYIPTNPNVYTLCDKNICKIDHKEIPRPLDNLKRFNDENESVTRYNTSEINGPLNNLDSCYIVDDGNASPKFMRTTLYQLPRFSDSLENCHIQFAIIVQPFAPTAVGQEVPLIDINESLGVSDPDRQYLIRCKNCGAYINSFVLSKSENAGKICNLCGTHYILNDHEKEVLDKLCNETYHNPRILCGSVDYLAPPSYHSRKTKMINTEQQTMNGMSMLSLSANEPSSNNFGGSPTRSIQSVKSSMTEPIMHDILSNHKNKAPSHILIIDCNKTSKSLNLKSTVLQGIKYCLSQGDINNFEQLELCIITYTNNIQFYTYKHGFKNVLIVSDDEPFIPCPLDDIFVSIGYNKIEDIFSYLDGICNFDATGDNTKECGAAAMQLAVHILAERGTSGTVTVFYANPPNISSETHGTNSFDSEIKKFYNGIVLQCYESNIAIDAYFCLPSEMLVNFASNTYLSIQTGGKFKIYSKFDYRRDYVSLYQEIYRNLTMQYAYGCELRLRCNKGLFVKDMLCPQTIPKAIVDKYTLKIPRISPDCSIAFVMGMDDIPEGRNAVYVQCACLHLNTAGKTCVRVHTLELSVTTSTNKVYKYSDVESIINIYMRTLAYNLLRFKRSIRINVLNEMVEILSAYRRLCVASTPANQLILPDSLKLLPPFCMAAFKLIALYNDTELTHIKSVLYRSLSWGVSQTMYIFPKLYSLGRDYNFIEDNVKFELVPTSGEYVYSDGMYLLDNGSEILLYFGIHVSLNVLKKLFGPNFNNSNWMDAIFINKHNDSILWADAEIGKSELAGKIQNCIDLLRKHDKSEYFKQLRVIAPKTRGEEIFKTFLIEDSYKLEPSYMNFLCDIHAKIHSMIDHNR, from the exons ATGaacaacaatttgtataggAAAAAATTGGAGGGGAATTATGAGGACTCGAACGCATCAGAGGCTTCTCCgttatataataacaatgATAGCTCCCGGTACTCAGGTTATACCACTTCCCCTATAAAGCACCAAAGTACTGCACCCAAAGATAATCTACagaacatatatttaacccCTAACATTATAGCTCCTTCATCTTCAAATGTCAATTTATGGAAGCCAATGACAGAATCATTACAAACACAAACTATACAACCCAGCTCACctgtaattaataatagtCCAATcgatttttcaaataaatccAGTACCATAATAACATCAGACGAATATATTCCAACAAATCCCAACGTATACACtttatgtgataaaaatatttgcaaaattgaTCATAAAGAGATCCCACGGCCACTAGATAATTTGAAGCGTTTTAACGATGAAAACGAAAGTGTGACAAGATACAATACTAGTGAGATAAATGGGCCgctaaataatttggattcTTGCTACATAGTTGACGATGGCAATGCATCGCCTAAATTCATGCGTACTACGCTGTATCAGTTGCCAAGATTTTCAGATTCCCTGGAAAATTGCCACATACAATTTGCTATAATCGTCCAGCCATTTGCTCCCACTGCGGTAGGCCAAGAAGTCCCATTAATAGATATAAACGAATCATTGGGTGTTAGCGACCCGGATAGGCAGTATCTAATTAGGTGTAAAAATTGCGGCGCTTACATAAACTCATTTGTTCTGAGTAAATCAGAAAACGCAGgcaaaatttgtaatttgtgTGGTACGCATTATATTCTCAATGATCATGAAAAGGAAGTTCTCGACAAATTATGCAATGAGACATATCATAATCCTCGTATTTTATGCGGAAGCGTGGATTATCTTGCCCCTCCTAGTTATCATTCTAGGAAAACAAAGATGATAAACACTGAGCAGCAAACAATGAATGGCATGAGCATGTTAAGTTTATCAGCCAATGAACCATCCAGTAATAATTTTGGGGGATCACCTACAAGATCAATTCAATCAGTTAAATCTTCAATGACAGAGCCTATTATGCATGACATTTTAAGTAATCACAAAAACAAGGCGCCATCtcatatattaataatagatTGCAACAAAACTTCCAAATCACTCA atttgAAATCTACCGTTTTACAGGGcataaaatattgtttgaGCCAAGGtgatatcaataattttgagCAATTGGAATTGTGTATAATTACCTAtactaataatatacaattctACACATACAAACATggatttaaaaat GTCCTCATAGTTTCTGATGATGAGCCCTTCATTCCTTGTCCATTAGATGACATCTTTGTTAGTATCGGgtacaataaaattgaggACATTTTCAGTTACTTAGATGgcatttgcaattttgatGCAACTGGAGATAATACTAAAGAATGTGGAGCGGCAGCTATGCAGCTGGCTGTTCACATTCTTGCGGAAAGAGGGACCAGTGGCACAGTTACCGTATTTTATGCTAACCCGCCAAATATCAGTAGCGAAACACATGGTACAAATTCCTTTGATTCGGAAATTAAGAAGTTCTATAATGGAATTGTCCTACAATGTTATGaatcaaatattgcaattgaTGCTTATTTTTGTCTCCCATCTGAAATGCTGGTCAACTTCGCCAGTAATACTTACCTGTCTATCCAAACCGGGGGAAAGTTTAAAATATACAGCAAATTTGATTACAGGAG GGATTATGTGAGCCTGTACCAAGAGATCTATCGCAATTTAACGATGCAGTATGCTTATGGTTGTGAATTGAGGCTTAGGTGTAACAAGGGGCTTTTTGTCAAGGATATGCTCTGTCCCCAAACTATACCAAAGGCTATAGTTGATAAgtatacattaaaaataccaCGTATTTCTCCTGATTGTTCTATTGCATTTGTGATGGGAATGGACGATATTCCCGAAGGGAGAAATGCAGTCTATGTCCAATGTGCCTGTTTACACCTAAATACCGCTGGTAAAACTTGTGTGAGGGTACATACATTGGAATTGTCTGTTACAACATCGACCAATAAAGTGTACAAGTATTCGGATGTTGAATCTATAATCAACATTTATATGCGTACCCTTGCATACAATCTGTTGAGGTTCAAACGGTCCATAAGGATTAATGTGCTAAATGAAATGGTGGAAATCTTGAGCGCCTATAGGCGTCTTTGCGTTGCATCTACACCGGCAAATCAACTAATCCTCCCTGATTCGCTAAAATTGTTGCCTCCCTTTTGTATGGCAGCATTCAAATTAATC GCATTATACAACGATACAGAACTCACGCATATTAAAAGTGTTTTGTATAGATCTCTGAGTTGGGGCGTTTCTCAGACTATGTACATTTTCCCCAAACTTTACAGCCTAGGCCGTGATTACAACTTCATCGAGGACAATGTGAAATTTGAGCTAGTACCAACTAGTGGGGAATATGTATATTCCGATGGAATGTATCTACTTGATAATGGAAGTGAGATACTTTTGTACTTTGGGATACATGTTTCGCTGAATGTGTTGAAGAAATTGTTCGGGCCAAACTTCAATAACAGCAATTGGATGGATGCCATATTCATTAACAAGCACAACGATAGCATATTATGGGCTGACGCGGAGATTGGAAAGTCTGAGTTGGCAG GCAAGATACAAAACTGCATTGATCTCCTGCGTAAACACGATAAGTCGGAATATTTTAAGCAGTTGCGGGTTATCGCACCAAAAACTCGTGGGGAGGAGATATTCAAAACCTTTCTAATTGAGGATTCTTACAAGCTAGAACCCTCCTACATGAACTTCCTCTGTGATATACATGCCAAAATTCATTCGATGATTGATCACAACCGCTAG